In the Quercus lobata isolate SW786 chromosome 5, ValleyOak3.0 Primary Assembly, whole genome shotgun sequence genome, one interval contains:
- the LOC115992506 gene encoding uncharacterized protein LOC115992506 gives MKQIEDQKFQTVCKFNKFQFLKRTLLFVFSVSLITLFICYNSGFCFFPYFYNVYFSTFFFSLFTHSIERKYMFLICNGILAILAKSAVSCSSSCTGNDIRSLENVALVAKREEVAEAERLEEQEDGSSNTEKEERESEAFPAEDEGIEEEENGVVLRTDGEEELAAAAVNEEFPSTDELNKKFEEFIRKMKEEIRIGAQQQLIAV, from the coding sequence ATGAAGCAAATTGAGGACCAGAAGTTCCAAACTGTTTGCAAATTCAACAAGTTCCAGTTCTTGAAAAGGACTTTGCTGTTTGTCTTCTCAGTCTCTCTAATTACTTTGTTTATTTGCTATAATTCAGGCTTCTGCTTCTTTCCTTATTTCTACAATGTCTACTTCTCCACATTCTTTTTCTCCCTATTCACCCACTCAATTGAAAGGAAGTACATGTTTCTCATTTGTAATGGAATACTTGCTATTCTAGCCAAAAGCGCAGTTTCTTGCAGCTCTTCATGTACTGGGAATGATATTAGATCACTGGAGAATGTTGCCCTTGTAGCTAAGAGAGAAGAAGTAGCTGAAGCTGAAAGATTAGAAGAACAAGAAGATGGGTCTTCAAAtacagagaaagaagaaagagagagtgaagcTTTTCCTGCAGAAGATGAAGGGATAGAGGAAGAAGAGAATGGGGTTGTGTTGAGGACAGATGGTGAAGAAGAACTTGCAGCGGCTGCAGTAAATGAAGAATTTCCTAGTACAGatgaattaaacaaaaaatttgaagaattcaTAAGGAAAATGAAGGAAGAAATCAGGATTGGAGCTCAACAACAACTAATTGCAgtctga